The stretch of DNA GTTTATGAACCCTGCCGCTGGTCCGGCGTGAACGCAGCTCAGCGGCGTTTTCCTCCAGCAGCGAAATGCCTTCCGTGCTCACCTGTCCCCCCGGCTCGCCCAAAAGAAAAGCAAGGTCGCTTATCTCCCGGCATTTCTGGACAGCAAAGGCCATCCAAGATTTCAGTTCCGGGTCCAGCCGGTCTTCGTGCTCAAGATCCACGGGGCAATGCATTAGCGAACAACTGGAGCCTATTATGAGCCGGCGCGCATCAAAGCGGTCAAGGATGTTGCCGAGGGTGGCAAGGGCTTTGGCGAGGTCGGTTTTCCAGATGTTCCGCCCGTCCACAATCCCTGCGGAGAGTGACATGTGGCCGGGAAGGCACACCAGCAGGGAATTGAGCGTTGCTCCGCCCCGGACGAGGTCCACATGCAGCCCTGAACACCCGGAAGAAAGCGCCAGCTCCATGTTGTCGTCCAGCACATCGAAATACGTGGCGAGGAGGAGACCAGTGTTTTTGAGTGCGCCGTTAAGCCGCTCATAGACGCGGGGGAATGCTGCTCTTCCGGCAGGGGAGAGGTCTGCGCAGAGAATTGGCTCGTCAATCTGAATCCACGGGCATACACCATCAAGCTGCGCCAGCAGTTCCGCATATGCATCTGCCACGGCATCGGCATGCTGCCAGCAATCGCTCCCGTCTGTGGATTTGGCAAGCGAGAGAAAGGTTATGGGGCCAAGGATGACAGGTTTGGGCGTGTAGCCCAGCGCACTGGCCTGCCGCGTGTCTTCAACCAACTGCGGGCTGGAGAACCTGATTTGCTGGTGCGCCGAAATTTCCGGCACGATGAAGTGGTAGTTGGTGTTGAACCACTTGGTCATTTCCATGGCCGGAATGTTCCGGGCGGCATCTCCGCGGGCCATGCGGAAGTAGTCTTCAAATGGCACAGGGGTGCCTGCATCGCATGTTGAAATACCGAATCGTTCCGGAATGCAGCCAAGCATGCAGGCGGTATCCAGCACATGATCGTAGTAGGAAAAATCGCCGGTGGTCACCCAGTCGAGACCGGCCCTGTGCTGAATGGCCCAGTGCCTTTCTTTGAGGGTCTTTGCAACGGCCTGAAGGTCTTGTGCTGAGGTTTCTCCGCGCCAGAAGGCCTCCAGCGCCTTTTTGAGTTCGCGGTCTGCCCCGATGCGGGGAAAGCCAAGAATGTGGGTTTTCATGCGTGTCACTCCTTTTATTGGTTGGAATAAAAGAAGCAGCGACAACTCGATATCCGGGCAAGGCGTGCGTGGGCAGAGAGTCGGATATGCCCGTGCGCAGCGAGCTATGCCTGTCCAATCGCGAGACAGTCGTGCTCCGGCACAGGGACGTCTCCTGACTTTCCGGCTCCGTAGTGTGTGTGCTTCCCGCACGAGGCAGGGAGCACACCGGGGCATGCCGGTTACAGTGGCGCGACCGTGACGGATTTACACCGTCTTCCGTTTCCCTGTGCTGTATCAGGATATTCGAATATAGAAATATTTTCGAAATGGCAAGCAGGTATTGGCTGAGGCATGAAATGGAAAAGGGCGACCGTGCGGTCGCCCTTTCTAGCTATGTTGGAGAATCGTTCGCAGGGCTACAGCGTCTGCAGCACCCATGCTACGCGGCCCATGATGGACTCTGCGCGCTTGTCCACAGGCAGATACTGCTCCGGGTGCGACTGATTTTCGCTGCGCATGACAAAGCGGCTGTTGGCCGCGTCCAGAAACAGGCGCTTCAGCGAAATGCCTTCGTAAGGTACGAATACGCCGTATATCTCGCCGGAAAGTATGTTCTTCTGGCTTGAATCCAGACCGACGTACGCTCCCTTGTGGATTAACGGCTCCATGCCGGAGGTTTCTACGCGCAGCACCTGAATATGCGTGCCGGCAAACGATTGCGGTATGCTCAGCTTGCCAACACCCTTGAGCAGGCGTTCGCCATTTTCTCCGTTTTCACATTGCATGGAGTGGATGGTGACAACGGCGTTGCGTGCGTCCGGGTCGCCAAACTTGGCAGAGTCTTCAAACACCCGTCCCGCAACGGGTCCTTCAAGAGGTTCATATCCCTGTTCGGTGCGCAGATACATGGGGCCTATGCCCTTTTTCAGCCAGTCCGGGTTAAGGCCGAACTTTTCGAAAAGCTTCATGTACCAGTCGGATGGCACGGAGTTGCGGCGTTTTGCATCGGATATGCTGGACTGACGGATGTCCAGCACGTCCGCAAGCTCAACCTGCGTCCGTGTGTGGGTGGAGAGCTTAATGCGCTCAAAAACTTCATCGAAACTCGTCACGTGATTTCTCCCGCCTGCCAAGCCGCCGCATGTTGAAGGGGGACATGCTTGAGTGTTGACAGTATTGTTTATCTTGTATAACAGAATGCATATATTGCCGGGTCTGTTGGAGTACGCAGCTGGCAGTTTGACTGCCTGCCGATTCGGCCATTTGCGGCTCCCCATGACGGTGAGGTGCTGCACCTTTGTGGTGCGCCGCTTTCCGTGCATCCCTCCCTGCACATGAAAAATGGCGTTTACGGCACATGCCGGTTGCATACCCTGCGTTACGCATTCCTTTGCGTCCCCGGAATAGTTTGTGGTGCACGTCAGCAGGCACATTTGCCCCCGTACTATTGCCGATGTAAATGGACGTGTCTTACCATATACAAAAATTGCGATGTAATCAAATGGCAAAATGATGTGTCGGGTATGTTAGCAACTTCTTTCAGGAAAGCTGCGTCTTGTTGGCGTATGCGAACAGTGCGGCAATGCAAAGGCGCGGCAGGGATGTGATATACACCCTGCCGCGCCTACAACATTATGTGTGAGGGAGTACTCACTCCATGTGTTTCAGGAACGGGTCATCCGTGGAGAGGAGTATTCTGGTATTGGTCTTAAAGCTCTTGCGGTAGGTTTCGAGCGAACGCTGGAACTCATAGAAGTCCGGGGCCTTACTAAGAGCTTCTGCAAAGACGCGGGCAGCTCTGGCTTCGCCCTCACCACGTATGATGGAGGCTTCTCTGCGGGCCTGCGCAAGGATAACCGCCTGTTCCTTGTCCGCAGTGGACCGGATGGTGGTGGATTCCTGCTGGCCCTCGGAGCGGTACTGCTTTGCCTGCCGTTCGCGCTCTGCCTGCATGCGTCCGAAGATGGCACGC from Desulfovibrio psychrotolerans encodes:
- the metE gene encoding 5-methyltetrahydropteroyltriglutamate--homocysteine S-methyltransferase; translated protein: MKTHILGFPRIGADRELKKALEAFWRGETSAQDLQAVAKTLKERHWAIQHRAGLDWVTTGDFSYYDHVLDTACMLGCIPERFGISTCDAGTPVPFEDYFRMARGDAARNIPAMEMTKWFNTNYHFIVPEISAHQQIRFSSPQLVEDTRQASALGYTPKPVILGPITFLSLAKSTDGSDCWQHADAVADAYAELLAQLDGVCPWIQIDEPILCADLSPAGRAAFPRVYERLNGALKNTGLLLATYFDVLDDNMELALSSGCSGLHVDLVRGGATLNSLLVCLPGHMSLSAGIVDGRNIWKTDLAKALATLGNILDRFDARRLIIGSSCSLMHCPVDLEHEDRLDPELKSWMAFAVQKCREISDLAFLLGEPGGQVSTEGISLLEENAAELRSRRTSGRVHKPAVRERCNAVGPHMLCRPTPHADRKKAQEWLNLPVLPTTTIGSFPQTTAIRQARTLMSNGTMPSQDYESFMKKEIESAVRVQEELGLDVLVHGEPERNDMVEYFGQQMNGFCFTRNGWVQSYGSRCVKPPVIYGDVFRPLPMTVFWIRYAASLTDKPMKGMLTGPVTMLCWSFVRDDMPRSEVCRQLALAIRDEIRDLEEAGVRIIQVDEAAFSEGLPVKQRDGAEYLRWAAQNFRLATSGVSDATQIHTHMCYSEFNEIIHAIAAMDADVISIESSRSRMTLLDAFSVADYPNDIGPGVYDIHSPRIPTEGEMEELLHRALACIPAERLWVNPDCGLKTRDWPETTASLRNMVAAARKVRASLTRITRRT
- a CDS encoding LexA family transcriptional regulator, with translation MTSFDEVFERIKLSTHTRTQVELADVLDIRQSSISDAKRRNSVPSDWYMKLFEKFGLNPDWLKKGIGPMYLRTEQGYEPLEGPVAGRVFEDSAKFGDPDARNAVVTIHSMQCENGENGERLLKGVGKLSIPQSFAGTHIQVLRVETSGMEPLIHKGAYVGLDSSQKNILSGEIYGVFVPYEGISLKRLFLDAANSRFVMRSENQSHPEQYLPVDKRAESIMGRVAWVLQTL